ACTTAAGAAAAACCTATCTTCCTAATAAGAAGAAAGGGGCAAGCCAAAACCTAGTCCTAACAAGTTGCACGTATTACCTTATGCTTCTGTTCTTCTGAAAGAGTGTTAGGCATCGTCACATCTAGCATTTTCATAACGACTTCTGTCGCCTGTAGCGCTTCCCCTCTTTCACTATCCACGACAGCATCCCCTTCTGAATCCTCAAGGTTTGTTTGTGTTTCCATAACAGTTGTATCtgcatttatttcttttttgactTTGTACCTCTGTAAGTCAAGACTGGACCTTTTACCAGCATAAGAGGAATCCCCTTCCAAAGCATCCAACTGGTATGGGTTCGGAAGATTCCCACTTTTGCTACTTGCATGAGATACTTCAGTTGCCATCACTTTTAATTGTTTTGAAGGATTGATGGTCACAACGGCGTCCTCCACAAGTGGATGTCGACCTTTCAGAAGCCCGACCTCAACAGCTATAAGCCACTGCATGTAGAGAGGCAAGATAAATACTAGAGATCCACTAACTTATTTTAAAGTATATGTAGAGAGTTAATGCATTGTATTAATTTATGATAGATCCAAATAACCGATTTATGAGAGTACAATGGCATATCGTCTAATTGTAATTACCTCTACAACAAGATGCTGACACCATGATACAGCAGATGTTCCAATAGTGCTTTTGTCATCTGATCGAAAAGTGCAGACAAGTAGGCTTGTGAAAGGATTTTTGGCGATTGAGCTACGTGGGATGAATGAAGATGACAGGGCACCGTTCTGTTACAGAACCATCATACAAAGTTGTCAAATCTGGAATTTGGTTAGAATCAACCATACCAATCCTATAATATTAATAAGTGGCATTGGATTGTTCAATTGTAATCTACATTATCTTAGCAAAATTATTATCTTCACAAGCACATATAAATTGAGACATGACAAGCTTGAGTTTCTAAATCCCAAGCAAAGATAACAATATTGCAGTATCCCATATTAGAGTTGCAATGTTACTAGCAGAAAATAGACCGGGAACATTCATTATGTACACAAAAATTTCCAATAACATTACGGGTAATGTTTAGCTAAATGTTGGGAAAGTAGTTGGAGCTGGAGTAAGAGCTTGTAACTGTAAAACGATTTAAAAGTATGGAACATATTAAACTTGATATATGTAGCACATCTTTTCCTacacaaaataattatatgatGTACGTATTTCTTCAACGTTGTCATTTACACAAATGTTACATGAATATGTGCGGCATCCTTAACTCCAAGAGTTGATGAAGGATGACTAGTACTACATATTTACCTGAACAAAGAGAACCGGAATCATTATGCTGCCAATCACATCAGTTGTGCTGGAGCTGACATAGAAATCTTCGATTGAGGTAAATCCATATGACACCATAGATATTGCTTCCTCAAAATCTTTAACAGATTTAGACCGTAAAGCCTTTTCAACATCAAACTTTTTAGATCGACCCTGAAATAGTTcctggaaggaaaaaaaaaaaacattatggGAGTAAAGAAGAACCTTGttagatttaatttattttaagcTCAAATTTACCAAAAACTAGACTTTCCTATTTAAAAACATCGACAACTTATtagatttaatttaaaataagattacatataatattgatacaaacaattttttttaactcgCAAATGTCGAATCCaatagaaaatattttaaaatctaaGAATATGTAAGCAGGTATCAAATAAGTTTTTCAAAGTCCTAGTTTCAATCTAACCATGTGTGGGCAAAaatttagtgtgtgtatgtgtatatacaagGGGAGGAAAGAAGTAAAGTGAAAGAAAGAACGAGTAAAAACGAACCTTGTTACGTTGGAGGATATGAATGAATCCGTTAGTGAGATGGTGATCAAGAGAAGGATGATGAAGAGCAGGGTGTTTTAAATGAAAAGGGTTGTCTAAGCAGACGGCGGAAGTAAGAGGTGTATCGTCGCCGACCAGTGCAAGATACTTGGTCAACATGTTTGCACCATAACCCAAGGCAACAGCCATTAAAGTTGTGCAAGATCTGGCCCTGTTGATGAAGCGTATGGTGGTGGAGATATCATCGGTGTCAGCAGGGGTAAATAacctacatacatacataccaATCAGCTTTGGCGCTTTGCTTTCattaatatatgtgtgtgtattaaagGGAAGGAAGATACCGTGGAGTGGTGAGGGGGGAACGGGCACAACCCCTGGGATTCATGACAAGGGGGAAACAGCCTTGTTTGAGGAAAAGAGAAACTAAAGAGAGAACATGGACATCCGTACTGCCGAGGGTATTCATACCAGGAACAATCAAAACGGTAGTGTCAAGACCATTATTAAGGTCCTCCAAGTCTAAAGCGGAGGGCCAATCCAATGATATAACACCCCCGTCGTTGGCGGCGTTGATACAGATTCTCTGATATGAGATTGCTTCTGCTTGTGCTTGTTGTTGTTGAGATTGATGAGGAATAGGTCCCGTATCTGAATCCTCCTTGCCCTCAGTCGTGGTGGTGGGAGGGGGGAGAGAGGCACAGCGCAACTTGAGAAAACGATAAAAAGGGGTGGGAGAAGTGCAGAGACTCCATTCGCCCATGAtatcattttcaatttcaaatttatatttatagtttgaTGAGAAGATATTATAactattagtattattattggTGGTGTAATAGAGAATAGCAGCAAGGAGAGGAGGTAATAATAAGACAAGGAGGTGCGGAGTGGGTTGAGAAATCGTCAACAACGCATGGAATAATAAactatgattatgattattaatACTACAGGAGTAGTAGTCaagtgatgatgataatgaacAACAACTAATACAAGTTCTACTACTTAACTTAATAGCATGATCATTACTGCTGCTGCTGAGGAGGACAGGGGGGTGATGGTATATAGAGTTGAGACTGATCCTCGCCGTTGTCCTCCAATTCCATGGTAAAAAACtcgatgttgttgttgttctcCGGATAcaatctcttcttcttcttcttctacttccAAACACCACTACTgttcttcttcttgttgttaTTGTTGGATTCCTTTCCAGGAGACGGAGGCTGGTCCTCATTTTGAACTACTAGTGTGCTTTCAAGcaagattttgattgattttccCCCAAATGAATGACCGACCATCAATCAATCCATGTATTATTAATTCTGATGATACCAGTGcgtgtgcgtgtgtgtgtgtgttagtgtgtggtGCACACATCCACTCCACACACCATCCTCAATCCCAACCCACCACCGCCCActatttctttattaattatttttaattactaattaaatCAAATCTATCTTCATGGCCATCTTTTATTCTATCTTCAGTCAACCTGCAGGACACTTGGCACAACCTTTCAACCACACgtattactatttttatttcCCCTTTAAAATTATTACATTCATAAAATACTTGCCCACTGAATATATATTTACGGATTGATATCCAATGTATAACCTTTAATGCATGTAATAACGTATTAAACATAGCCACGGGGCTATGATTAtcatttccatttttatttaaagataaactATTTAATCGATCCTGCATTCAACCTGAGTCATGTAATAATAGTTTTGTAAAGTACAACTCAATAAAGCACTAAATATGCTTTACagtgttgtacagtacaactCAATAAATCATATTTAATGATGTAAATACAAAGAAGCATTGAACGCATACTCTTCCAATATATCataaaacctttataaattaacAATATGTTAAGATtagatatttaattaattaaatgagactttctttatctttttaacGAGATATAAATATACCAAttaactaataatttattaatttaaaaagtatttacgTATCTCTAAATTTCCAAAATATAAATCACAAAAATACGTTTCAAGAGACTTTTTTTTCTCCATTTAAATTAGACATGGTTAAAAATACGAGAACATAATGCCCCAACCCTTAAGTTTAATtcctatatatttatttgtatggaTCAGATTAGTCCTTGTAAAAATCACCTTCATTTTAAAAAGGATAGATAGTTGAAAAGTGGGAAAGATAGTTTGCTTTGTAAGAGAATaaagattatttattatttttattaaatctcGTTTTAACCTCCtaaaacttttacattttaacttttaccctataaaaaaatttcaatttcaGCTTTTACACTAAAATTAAATGTACAatactttcttatttttactaAATCTCATTTTAACCCCataaagtttttatcttaacGTTTGCCTCCattaaagttttcatttttagttattggcactaaaataaaatgtacaacactttcttatttttaccagTTCTCATATTAACCctttaaagtttttatcttttagcTTTTTCCCCATCAAAATTTCAGTTTTTAGTCTTTTGGCATTAAACTTTTGGGTTCTTGTGCTTATTTAAAACTTCCATGAAACTTTTTGGTGGCAACACTTGAGATTTTTCTTCGGGTTATTTCGTAATTTctttcatataattttttttctttttggactTTCAACTGATATACTAGATGGTTCTGCCCTTAACAAGATATatatttgacaaacttttaaacaaacctGTCAATGACTggataaatttttaattagacGATTAAAGGTTCAATGTAAATGCACAAGAAATAAGGCAATTATTCAACACGGGAATTTAGGCCCCACCTATCCTAATTATCACTATTAACATAATTGTGAAGCAAGAAAAATGTTTTAATAAAAGGGAACGACTATTTACACACATCAACGGTTTGAAAGACACACTACCGAAACGTCCCGTTTCTTGTAATACTTTGCGTTTTATGTTATgtcatatacatttttttaaaaacttttttaatgttatatttaatttaacaaatttatatatgatcattaattatggaaagtaatttatacattttataattatagaaagtagttattttaatgatataattttgaaacataattcctttcaaattttaatcATATAAGGTAATAAATATTGGTTATAAGTATCTAATTTTACATAGTTAGTATCTTATAATATCTAGATAAAAGATATTACCGATTTGCATCCGGTGtctagaataataataataaaaaaaaagattttaaaaatggCAACACACCATTTTTTAACATCTATTATACTAATGTTTgttaagttatgatattataaaaatttaacatatcatTAAGTAtctacattatataaaaattttaacaacTAATATCCACATTTAACTTTATAACGTCACAAaagatttaattaatatacatatccTTCTaataacttttgatataaagtatattttttaaaataataatgttatcaaattTCAACATAACTTAtttataactattaatttattatattttaagcCATAACGACAACTTAATATGTTTAATCTGCCTATTATACGGCTAAAcagttttttaattatgttaatataactataagaagaaattaaaaaacctAGTTTACTCGTTAAGTTATAACtatcatattaaaataaatagtttatttaaaataaattataattatataatttataaaaaggaatacaaaaataagtatttaaataaataatgatggAAGATAGAAATGGtagaattaattattttatgcattataaAAAAGATACATAAATGGTCATTCATGAATTTATAGGaataattaatatgattttagCAGTATAATGtaagtgtttatttttttcagaatcacattttttaaacttttattataaaagactataaaaacataaattaatctttaatttatttgataaataaacTTATCGTATTTTTTCGAGTCACTTGACTAGAAATGACAATGGGCCGATATCATCGAAGATCTCAATTCTCATTCTCATACTTGGTTTCCAATTGTAATACCCGTTCCTATCTTTGTCGGGGAGTTAAGTTACATCCCCATAAATTCATTGAAGTAGactataactaaaaaaaatgtgtaatttgactttatttttattttcatgtataaactaatatatatgtcaagtaattgatatataaaatgttaaaaaataaaaatatcaaatttaaaagttgtaaacttaaaataatttgaacacataattttaaaaaaaaattaattctaataaactaatatatcTCAATATCCGTTTTCATCTTTAGTCAAGTCATACTGAGTTCGGGTGTTGAATTCTCCATCACGTACGCTTGACTCGAATGGTTAGAGCCCCAAAAGCAAGCAAAGATGCATAGATAGATAGACAGATGGATATACACCACCCATTGGCATTCACCCCTATCCTTTTGTCTGTCTGTCTGTCTATGTGCCTCCGTGTGAGTCAGTCAGTGGTCTATCTCATCAGTTCCacccaacaacaacaacaacaacaacaactgaattagaaagaaaaaagaaataaaataattaaataaaaaatggcgTGGTGTTTGGGAAACCAAATCATCCCAACTAGTACAATCTGCAGCACTACTACTAGTCAATCCCCAAAACAAATGCTGCTACGAGGAGGAATTGGCAACTACTACTCGTATAATAACAAGAATAAGAATGATTCATTGAAATGTAGTAGTAATTTCTTATGTGGGCAGCGTCTGATTTCATCATCTTGTGGTATTAGTGGTAGTAATAATAAGAGTAGTGTGATTGTGTGTGGGAAGGTGAACAAAGGGTCGGTGCCGCCGCCCTTCACTCTGAAAGATCAAGACGGTAAGAATGTGAGCCTCTCCAAATTCAAAGGAAAGCCTGTCGTCCTTTATTTCTATCCTGCTGATGAAACTCCTGGCTGCACCAAACAGGCAAACATACCA
The sequence above is drawn from the Erigeron canadensis isolate Cc75 chromosome 4, C_canadensis_v1, whole genome shotgun sequence genome and encodes:
- the LOC122595192 gene encoding peroxiredoxin Q, chloroplastic gives rise to the protein MAWCLGNQIIPTSTICSTTTSQSPKQMLLRGGIGNYYSYNNKNKNDSLKCSSNFLCGQRLISSSCGISGSNNKSSVIVCGKVNKGSVPPPFTLKDQDGKNVSLSKFKGKPVVLYFYPADETPGCTKQACAFRDSYEKFKKAGAQVVGISGDDAESHKAFAKKYRLPFTLLSDEGNKVRKEWGVPSDLFGTLPGRQTYVLDKNGVVQLIYNNQFQPEKHIDETLKLLQSL